The proteins below come from a single Aegilops tauschii subsp. strangulata cultivar AL8/78 chromosome 6, Aet v6.0, whole genome shotgun sequence genomic window:
- the LOC120967148 gene encoding protein FAR1-RELATED SEQUENCE 5-like, which produces MMMLMSSYYGSELIVPYTAKAIHNHCSKLNAPTKDIDIEETLYYFCKVMENDPGFFFKCKTDAEGRTENLFWVDGAARKAYAEAYHDCVSFDATYLTNMYNMPFAPFIGINRHGQSIMLGCGFVQQELASGYDWLFDAFLEAMDGLAPDNIITDQDVAMAQSIKRKFPATIHRCCRWHIMKKAQEKLGPVLARNPDLVKDFNECIDFSSTPAEFERKWAALQLKYEGLMHGHFEKLYEDRATWVPCYFKFRFFPFLQSTQRSEGFNAVLKRYVNPHKSILNFVKQYEKIQVHILVREGGNDYRTEHLEAQRWSRFPIERHAYKAYTRDIYVKFRTEFQMIWAVRCASRWNQLLLP; this is translated from the coding sequence ATGATGATGTTAATGTCATCATACTACGGCTCGGAGTTGATTGTTCCGTACACAGCTAAAGCCATCCATAACCACTGTTCGAAGCTCAACGCCCCAACTAAAGACATTGACATTGAAGAAACACTATACTACTTTTGCAAGGTGATGGAAAATGACCCAGGATTTTTCTTTAAATGCAAGACAGATGCGGAAGGCAGGACAGAAAACTTGTTTTGGGTGGATGGTGCGGCACGGAAAGCATACGCGGAGGCTTATCATGATTGCGTGTCATTTGATGCAACTTACCTCACGAACATGTACAATATGCCGTTTGCCCCCTTCATTGGAATCAACAGACATGGGCAGTCAATAATGCTCGGGTGTGGATTTGTCCAGCAGGAACTAGCCTCAGGTTATGACTGGTTATTTGATGCTTTCCTAGAAGCAATGGATGGTTTGGCTCCGGACAACATCATCACGGACCAAGATGTTGCTATGGCACAATCTATCAAGAGGAAGTTCCCGGCAACGATTCACCGTTGCTGCCGTTGGCATATAATGAAGAAAGCACAAGAGAAGCTTGGCCCCGTGTTGGCTAGGAACCCGGATTTGGTAAAAGATTTCAATGAATGCATTGACTTCAGTTCCACCCCAGCTGAGTTTGAAAGGAAATGGGCTGCACTTCAATTGAAATATGAAGGTCTTATGCATGGTCACTTTGAGAAACTCTATGAAGATCGGGCTACATGGGTGCCGTGTTACTTCAAATTCAGGTTCTTCCCTTTCCTTCAGTCAACGCAACGCAGCGAAGGGTTCAATGCTGTGTTGAAGCGCTATGTGAACCCACACAAGTCAATTCTCAACTTCGTCAAGCAATATGAGAAAATTCAGGTACACATACTCGTGAGGGAGGGCGGGAACGACTACCGGACAGAACATCTAGAGGCACAAAGATGGTCGCGTTTCCCCATTGAGAGGCATGCCTACAAAGCATACACTAGGGACATCTATGTGAAGTTTAGAACTGAGTTTCAGATGATTTGGGCAGTACGATGTGCGTCCCGCTGGAATCAACTTCTATTACCTTGA